In Chromatiales bacterium, the genomic stretch CTGCAGCGCTTCCTGGCCCTCACGGTGAGGTGCATAGCGCCGCCACTCGAACAGGTATTGCTCGCGGAACAGTTGCTCACCGGTGCGCGCATACTGGACCAGCAGGCCGAGCATGGGGAGGAGAAATTCCCGGGTTATTGCCGCCTGTTGCGGACTGGCCGAAAACTCACCGGGAAAGGCCGCCAGGATGGCCGGCGAGAACCAGTCGGCATACCAGTCCGTAACGATCTGCTGACGGTTGCGCCAAAGTTCGCCGGCGAGCTTGTGAAGGTTGATCGACGCACTCATAAACCACAGCGAGGGTACCGCGAATTACGGTATTTCCTTGGGCTGGGCAATATATCACGCGACCAGATGCGACAAGTGTGACCGCGTCGAAGCGCAAGACATCAGTCTTGCACGCCGCTCTCCGTTACAATCCCGCCGGTGAGCGACGACGTATACCGATCATTGCGCTGGATGACTGCGGCCCGGGCTTTTGCGCAGATCGTCTCCTGGATATCGACCATCGTCGTGATGCGGCTGCTCGCTCCCGCAGACTATGGTCTGGTGGCGATGGCCACACTCTTTACCGGATACCTGCTGTTCCTCGGTGACCTCGGGCTGGGCACGGCCCTGATCAGCCGCCGCGAAGCCGACCCGCTGGTGCTTCGCGCTGCCTATGGTGCGTCGATGCTGGCGGGCATCGTCCTCTGCGGACTGATGGCGGGCCTGGCGCCACTGGTTGCCGGCTACTTCCGGAATGACGCGCTCATCCCCCTGGTGCAGGCCAGTGCCCTGCTCTTCCTGGCAATTGGCATCTCTACCGTCCCGCGCGCCCTGCTCGCCATCGACATGCGGTTCCGGGAAATCTCCCTCGCGGGCATGACCTCCTCGCTGATCTCCACGATCACGACGCTGTATCTCGCCTGGGCCGGGTACGGCGCCTGGGCGCTGATTCTCGGCAATCTGGCGGGCAGCTTTGCCCGAGCGCTGCAGATGCAGCTTTACGTAGGCGGCATACCGCGGCCGGTGCTCGCACTTGAACCGCTGCGCGGCTTGTTTCGACTGTCCGGCTTTCTGCTCGCCAACATGACGGTCTGGTACTGGTACACGCAGATTGATGCCTTGATCGTCGGACGAAGACTCGGCGATGCGAGCCTCGGCCTGCTGACCGTCGGCAAGGAACTGGCCTTCATGCCGGTTTCAAAAGTTGTAGAGATCACCAACCAGGTCGCGCTTCCCGCCTTCGCTCGCCTGCAGGATGCACCTGCACAGGTGGCTGACGGCTATGGCAAGTCCCTGCGTCTGTCATCCATCGTGAGCTTCCCGGTACTCTGGGGCCTTGCGCTCACCGCGCAAGACCTGGTGACCGTCGTGCTGGGCGGCAAATGGCAAGCTGCCGTGCTGGTGATACAGATACTGGCCGCCGTCATGCCCCTGCGGCTGACCGGCGCCTTTGCCGCCACCGTACTGCAGGGTATCGGTCGCCCCGAACAGACCTTCTATTACAACCTGAAGACCCTGGTCTTGTCGGCAATCATGTTGCTGGTGAGTACGCGCTGGGGGCTGCCGGGAGTTGCCATCGCATGGGCCATCTCTATTCCGCTCGGCTTTCTGCTTGGCCTGAATGCGGTTGCCAGCTGCATACCGGTCAACCGCTCGCAAATCCTGCGCGAACTGGTCATCGCAGCGCTGCCGGCTTTCGTCATGGGACTTGCGGTACTTGGCTGCCAGGCGCTTTTGCCTGACGCATCTGCCACCTTGCGTCTCGCGATCAGCATCAGCAGCGGTGTGCTGGTCTGGCTGATCGCCGCACGCCTGTTGACACCGGCGCCGTGGCGCGAACTGATACAGGTTGGCGGAAAACTGCTGGGGCTGCGCAAGTCCTGATCTATCCCCGGCGATGCAGGGAATGGTGGACTCTGACCCGAGTGCCTATATGAGCTGATTGATCAGGCGTTGATATTCATCGAGCGTTGCGCTCAGCGAGTAGCGCTGCTGTACAGCCTGCAGGCCACGCTCACCCAGCTCACTGGCCAATCCGGGATTGCCGAGGACCGACGTTATCGCGCCGGCCAGGGCGGCCGGATCGCCGCCGGGCACACTGAGACCACAGCGGGCATCATCAAGCAGACGTGTCGAGCCCTCGTTGGCTGTGGCAACTATCGGCACACCACAGGCCATTGCCTCAAGAAACGACAGGGGCAGACCTTCGGATGAGGCCGCCGACACCAGCAGATCCAGGCTGCTGTAGTGCGCAGCATCGGCAGTATGAAAGCCCAGAAAGTGCCAGTGACGCTGCAGCCCCAACTGATCGCGCAACCGCTCCAGTTCACGCTGATAGGCTGGATCACCCTCACCGGCAACCACAAAGTGCACATTGCCCTGAGCTTTCACCACCAGGGCCGCGGCCTGCAACATCAGCTCATAACCTTTTACCGGATGCAGGTTGCCTACCGCCCCAACGACAACGGCATCTGCAGGCAGTCCCGGCACATTGCGCAGCGCTGCGCCTGCCACCGGCTGAAATGCAGCCGTATCCACGCCATTTGCGATGACCCGTACCCGGTCGGCCTGCAGACCCCAGGCAACCAGCGCCTCCTTGACACCGGCCGATACCGCAACGACATGCACGTGCCCCAGGCCCAGCAACCAGCGCTTGAGGGCACTCATCCTGCCGGGCGCTTCGAAGTCCAGGGCGCCATGAAAGACGGCAATCACCGGTCGGCGCAGGAGCAGACCGGTCAATGCAGCATAAGCAGCTGAACCGAGCAGGTGGACGACCATGATATTCGCGCGCGATTGCCGCATAAGGCCCACGAGGGTCGCCAGCAACCGGCTACTGAAAGAACCTCGTGAAGCAACAAAACGCACTTCAGAGCGAAGCCCGGTGAGCTGCTCCGCAATCCAGCCCGGACCCGGCAATGCGGTCAGGGCGTTTTCGTCACGCTGATCAAAATAACGGACCATCTGGCAAAAGACGGTCTCGGCGCCGCCCGTTCCCGCGACATCGATCAGATGGAAGATCCGCGGCGGAGGACCGGCCACGCCGCGCGTCACGGCTGGCAACCGCAGAAAGGCTGCGACGAACTGTAGGATTCAGCTGCGTACTTGGCCGCTTCATTCTCGGGGCGACGCGAGCGGCACAGCATCGCATCGCTGATTCGGCGGAACCAGGGATAGTCCTGCAGGTGCACGGCTGCATTGCCACGATTGGCGTCAATCAGGATTGTCACGTCACCATGCGCGGCATCGCCGACGACGTGCCAGCCTATTGCGGGGATAGCGAGCGAAAAATCACCTCGCTCGACGGGCAACGGCTCGCCGGTGGTCTGCCACAGTGCTGCATCCGAAGGCAGCGAGAATGCCGCGACCAGCGAACGCAAGGACCACAGGCAACTGGCCGGACCGGAGTAGGAGTCAAGGATTCGCGGCTCGGCACCGCAATAGCCCTGGGTCATCGTCCCGTCGACAACCGCGCCATTGCGCACCAGGAAGCTCCAGGTCAGATCCATGGCCCGGCGTGCCTCACCCGCCGAAACACTGCCCGTATCATCCTGTGCCGCCATCAGCAGCGGCACCGGCGCAGCAGCGCGATAGCAGATACTCCGCCCCATCGCGGGGATCCCGTTCGGCCCGAAAAAATACTTGTACTTCGCGGCGAACGCCGCCAGCGCACCGACCAGAAACTCGTGATCCCACTGTGGGGAAATCTCGCGAATCCAGTACAGCGGATAGTGCATGCCCCAGGCATTGTAGTAATCGACGTGGCCGGCCGGTCCATCGCGAAACCAGCCTTCACCGGCATAGAAGGACTTGAAACGGGCATACCTGCGCTGCGCCTCTTCAAGATCAGCCGGCATACCCAGATCCTGCAGTACGACGTTCACCTGCACGACGAACAGATGCCAGTTGTTGTCGACCGTCTGTTTGCCATTCACGCCGTACAGCCAGCCTGCAACCTGTTGCCGCTCGGCGGGGGAGAAGTCTGCCCACACGGCAGCACGCGACAACCAGAGTGCCAGGGCGATATCCGCCGCCTCGACAATCCGCGATGGGTCGATCACACCCCAATAATCGGGCGAGCGCGGATCCGTGCCGTGCAGGATTCCGGTGCGCAGCAGATCCCGGACATCAACAGCGGCACCCGACGACAGGCTGATATGAGCTTCGCGGCCACCGTGCAACCAGCCGGCCAATAGTGGCGCAATCCGCGAAAACCCCTCGAGACGGGCAAGGCTGCGGTCGCGGACAGCACCTTCACCCATGGGCCAGCCGGGATAGGCCGCTCCCGCACCCCCGCTGTCGCGATAGGTCACAAAACCTTCAACGAAATAGCTGAACAGACCGGCGTAGTCTGCCTCGGTCAGCCCTGCGGCGGGACTGCCGAACGGTGCCAGGCGGGGATCATCGGCCGGGGCCGGAAAATCACCGGCCCCGAACAGGCAGTCACGGATTCTCCATACCCCGAAACCGGTCAGCAATACCGCAGCAACCACCACCAGCAACAGCGCCCGACGCACGTTCATGCCAGACGGCGCGCCGCAATGTGAGCGCTCTGCGGACTACGAAACACCTTGCAACGTCGGCGGATTTGGCCTGACAACCGAAGCGTCAGAATCGCTGCCGATCTGCGCAACACCGGTCGTCCAGCAACCCTGGTCAACTGCCGATCCGGACGAAACGCCGCCGATACGGCCGGCGCCGATACACGGTGATCCGGCCTGCAGCTTGTAGTTGGCCGGCGTATTGGCACCGCGCGACACGAAGAGCGGGTCACTTGCCGCACTGTGTGCCTCGGCACCCCCGGCTGCCGACATCGCACTGCGCCAGGTTGCCAGACTCGTGTACATGTTCGACGCCCAGTTCCGGAACTGGCCGCCGTAGCAGTTGTAATCCAGCACGCCAAACTGTGCCGGATTGTTGTTCCGGTCGGTGATACCGATACCCAGCCAGCCGGTGCTTGCATTCGTATCGACATAGACGATGTTGTTGTACAGGCGCACCAGCCCGTTACTTGCTGATCGCAGATAGAACCCACCCGCATCATTCAGGGAACGGTTCGCATACGCCGTATTGTTGTAGATATACAGGTTGTGTGTCGTAGCCTGATCAACTTCAGCATCGTAGTACTGTGTCACGTTGTAGAAGAAGTTGTTGTGCACATAGGTCGAAAGCCCGCTTGTATTGGCATTGCCACCGAGCCGGCGCGTAGCCGATACGAGGTTGTGGAAATGACAGTAGCGAACGGTCGTTCCACCCGTATAGGTCTTGGCAAACACACCTTCATTGGTGTTGTATATGGTGCAGTATTCGACCAGAAGGCCGCGCGTGCGGTAGATCTTGATACCGCTCGCATTGTAGTCCGCGTGCGGTACATAGGTACCCGTTCCCTGTGCATTGTAGATATCGTGGATTTCGCAATTCCGGACGACAATGCCACTCAAGGATGGCGAGCTGCCACCACTGTAGTCCTCGATGCGTATGCCTTCAGTGTTGTCGATGACACCGTAATTCGGTTCACGCCGCTGATCGATGTCGAAGATTTCGCAGTCTTCAACCACGACATTGCTGTTACCGATCATGATGGCCTTGCGCACCACCCGCTTGATCGTCAGGCCACGTATCGTGACGTACTGATTGAGGGTACCGATGGGCGCCGGAACATAGGTGTTGTAACCACTGCCGTTCCAGGCAGTGATGATCGCCGCGCGCGGTACCACAGACTCAACGACGGTATGCGCGGACGAACTGCCGCCGACGATATTGACCACCGGACGGAGATAGTCGCCCTCGCTGGCACCGGTCGGAGCGACATAGGTTCCGGGCAACAGGCCTATCCGCTTGCCCGAAATCGTCGAACCTTTTGATTGCAGCGCGCTCAGCGCCCAGGGACTGCCCTCGGTACCGGCATTGCTGTTCGAACCGGTCGGGGAAATGTAGTAATCAAACCCCGCCTGCTGGGCAAAAACACGTGCCGGCCGGGCAAGCAGCGCGGCGAAAGGGATAGCGAAGCCGGCCTTGACGACGCTGCGCCGGGAAACGCCGGAAAACGCGGCACCCGGCGTCGAGAAACGATTTCTCTTGCTCAAGAGGGAACTCCTTTTTTGATCAGCCGAACCCAGCCGCTTAAACAGCGCACCCAGCGGCCTGTGTCGCGGTACGGGCAGTATCCCCCGTCCCCCGGGATCCAATGCTGTGGACTATCGCACACTTCGCAACTGTCGGATCGTTATGGAACACCGTCTGGCTGTCACCAAGACGGCTCCGGAGTCTATTATGCGCCCGGTGACGGTATTTTCTCGCCAAACCCCGGCCGGGGAAAGGGTGCTTCTCCGGCAGTTGCTGGTAACTCCTCGTGCCGACGAGTTCACCACTCCCCTGCTCGGGGGCTGGAGCGCATTCGGCTCGGGAACGATGGCGCTTGCTGCAGCGCTTTTCTTCGCAGCTGACCGGCATCAACCGGGGAAGTCGGTGATCCTGCCGGCCTACTCCTGCCCGGATATCGTTGCGGCGGCACTATGCGCCGGTCTGGAACCTGCATTTGCAGATCTCGCGAAAGAGCAGACCGGAATGAATCTCGCTGCGCTGCATAGCTCACGGACTCCCGGATCATCCGTCGCCGTACTCGTGGAGCTCTTCGGCACGCGACATGAAATACCGGCGCATGGGGAAACAGCAGCGGCCTCGCGAATGACCCTGGTTCACGACCGCGCGCAGAGCCTGGCCGGACCAGGAGTGGAAGTGGACTCTGCAGCCGACCTGGTCGTCGTCAGTCGTGGCCGGGGGAAACCGGCAACATTGCTGGGTGGCGGTGCCACCTGGGCAAGGCAGGCCGACGAGTTTTCCGCATTCGCCAACGCGCGCTTCCCGGTCAGCCCCTGGAGCGCGGCGAGTACAGCCCTGCGGGCCGCCCTGTACAATCTCGCCACGCAACCGCTGGCTTTTGGAACGGTGGCACAACTGCCCTTTTTGCACATTGGCGAAACAAGGCTCAGAACGCTGCCTGCGATTACTCGCCTGCCCCGACCATGGCTCGTACACGCCGCCCGGCAGCTGCAGGCACAGCAGTCCGCATGTGCCGCGCGCCGCGCACGCACCCTCGCGATGGCCGAACTGATCCCTGCCAACAGATTCCGGATCCCGTCCGATGCCCTGCAGACAGCTGCCGATGAGGGGCTGAACAGACTGCCCGTCCTGTGCAGTGACGCGGAGCAGGCCGAGTGGCTGATCAGCCGGGGCGCAGCACTGGGCATCTCGCCCATGTACGGCAGAACCCTTCCCGAGTTCCTGGGCATGAGCGCAGCGGATGCAGCCCTGGCTTTCCCGGTTGCCTACCGCTTTTCACGGACCCTGGTGACGCTGCCAACACACGCACGCTGTGGTCCACCAACACGCCAGCGCCTTCGGGAACTGCTCCGTGACGCGCAATAGGTCCCAGGGCAACAAGCGGCTGCCGGGCACCGTGCCGGACGAGGCAGCGCTGAAAGGCATGTATCTCGCCGTTTTCGGCTACCTGTTTCTGACGTTTTCCCGCCTCCATGAATTTGTTCCGGCCCTGAAAATCATCCGGCCGCTGCAGTTTCTGACACTGATAGTCATCGTGCTGTGGTTCAAGCACCGGCCACCGATGCCAAAAAACGAACCACTCATCCGCTGGCAACTGATCTTTCTCGGCGTCATGCTGATTGGCCTGCCCGTCGTGGTGAACCACTTCTGGTGGCTGAACACGGTCGCGGACTTCGTCATGTATCTGGTTGTGTTCTCTGTCGGGCTCGTCGCCGTCTGCCGGTACGCCGTTTACCGGCAGAAAATCCTGCGTTTTCTGCTCCTTGCATTCCTTTTACTGGGCGTATGGGCTCTGACTCACAATGGCGTCGGTCCGCGGGATTGCTGGCTGGAGGACGAAAATGACATTGCCGGTGTGTTCGTCGTCGGCGCCTGCCTCGCCTATGCCATGCGCACGGAATCACCGTCACGAAAATGGCGCTGGCTCGCCATTCTGAGCGGCGGCACCTGCCTCGCCGCACTGATTGCTACGGCCTCGCGGGGCGGCTTTGTCGCGCTGGTGGTAACCGTGGCAACCATCGCCCTGTTTTCCGGCAAGTTCATCCGCACCAGCATCGTCATCATCCTGATCGGCCTCGCCGCCCTGCCCTTTGTACCCGCCTCATACATCGGAGAAGTAAGCTCCATCGAAAGTGGTGCCGAGTCATATGGCAAGACCGAGGGACAGGAGATGGAACGCATCTATACCTGGCGGCGCAGCTGGGAAATGTTTCTCGAGAATCCGGTGATCGGCGTAGGTGCCGGCAACTTCTCCTGGGCCATCAGCAAGTTCGAATCAACCTACAAGGCGCGACTGCAACGTGGAAAACGACGGGCAATCGCCGGCCGTGCTGCGCACTCGATCTACTTCACCCTGCTCCCGGAGCTGGGCGTGGCTGGCACCCTCGCCTATCTGATGATCATGATCAAGGCGGTCCGGCGTGCCCGCAATATGCTGCGTCTTCCTGCCCAGACACCGGAAGACGGCTCGATGCGCATGATTGCCCTGTTTGTCGGACCGGCAATCGTCGGCTACTCGGTCGCCGGCGTATTCATATCGGTACTCTGGTACCCGATGCTATGGCTGCTTGTAAGCCTTGCCATCGTTCTGCATCTGCCAGCCGATACGGCCTCGGACGGGCCCCAGGGGTGAAGCAGCAGCCACTGCGGATATTGCATATCGCGTCCGGCGACCTGTGGGCCGGCGCCGAGGTTGCGATCTTTCATCTGGCCTGCGGGTTGGCTGCTGATGCCGATGTGCAAATCGGGATCGCGCTGCTGAACGATGGTGAGCTCGCGGCGCGTCTGCGCAGCGTCGGCATCCCCGTACATGTCTTCGATGAGCAGCGACACGGGATCTCAAGCCTGCTCCTTCAGGTCCGCAACCTGATCCGGCGGCTCCAGCCACAGATCGTCCACACGCATCGCGGTAAGGAACACCTGCTGGGCGCGCTGGCAGCTGCGCTGGTTCCGGGATGCATATCGCTGCGCACCGTACATGGCGGCATAGAGACCCTTGCCGGACGGCGGCCCGGGTTCCGCGATGTGATCAGGCAGAAACTCGACCGGTTCGTCGCCGGATTTCAGCGTTGTGCGATCGCCGTTTCCGTGCCACTTGAAGCAGAACTCGGCAAGAGTCTGCCAGGAATGCCGATCCGCACGATCGTCAACGGCATCGACCGGAAGGCGATCCAGGCAGCGGCAGCACAGCCCTGCGGGCCTGTCACTCCAGGCCGCATCGGTATCTGCTTTTCCGGACGACTCGTCGCGGTCAAGCGCGTGGATATCTTCCTGGCCGCCGCACGCACCGTGCTCGACGCGCATCCGGGACGCTATGTTTTTTATGTCATTGGCGACGGTCCGCTGCGCGCGCAACTTGAGGCACAGGCGCAAGAACTGCAATTGGGCAGCGATTGCATGTTCACCGGCTTTCTGCCGAATGCCCTGCCCCTGTTGAACAGGATGGGGGTGCTGGTACTGACTTCCGACCATGAAGGCACGCCCATGGTCGCACTTGAAGCACTTGCCCTGGGTGTGCCCGTGGTTGCTCACGCGGTGGGTGGCCTGGTGCCGCTACTCGGTTCGGCGGCACAGGGAAAACTTGTCCGCAGCCAGGACCCAGCCGGGATCGCCAGGAGCATCATCGAAACCGCACCGCCAGACCGGCCGACGCCGGCGGAACGTCACAACCTGTTGCCGCCCGAATACCGGATAGAAAACTGTGTTGCCGCCCATCTCGCCCTGTATCGCGAGCTGCTGGCGGGGACCCCCAAACGCCGCTAACGCAAGCCTGCCACGCGCGCCAGGAAGCTCGCCCCGTCGGCCGCGATATCCTCATGAACCGACAATCGCCGCAGCAGATGGAGATCGCTCCGGGGCTGGTTCCAGCCTGGCACCGTCGTCACAGCCGCACGGTAGACGCTGCGCACGAGCGCCAGCGCCGCCGGCGAACAGTCGCCGTTCGGGTAGCAGAAAATATCCGCCGGCTGCCCGACCATCTGCTCCAGGTGGCGGCGCGATGCCCGCACCTCGTCTTCCAGCTGTACCGGCGTCAGCCCGGGCAATAGCCGCGTATGGCGTCGGCTGTGTGAACCGAACTGCACCAGCCCGGAGTCCCGCATCGCCAGGATTTCGGCCTCGTCGAGCAGATCGCGACTCCCCGCCTCAGCGACGGCCGGCACAAGGGCCTCCGCCGCATCAAGCAGGCTGATCATGGCCGCATCAGACTCGCTCTTGCAGGCGTCGATGACACGATCGATTTGCGCGATATCGGGCGTACCGGCCGGTACAAAGCCGGCGCGCACCAGCAATGCCGACAACCTGGCCGGCAGCAACGCCAGATCGCTGCTACCGAGCCTGCCCAGCAGCTGCGCCAGCCGGTTTGGCCAGAACCGGTAACTGCTGCCAATGAAGTCGGTAACCAGAAACACCGTCGCTGGCACTCCCGCCGCGGCAAGGACTGGCAGTCCATAATCGTAATTGTCACGCCAGCCATCATCGAAGGTGATGCAACAGGCGCGATCCGGCAGCGCGGCACCCGAGGCACGCAGGCTGAGCCAGTCGCCCAGCCCGATCAGCGTAAAGTGCTGCTTCAGCACGCGCAGCTGCATGGCCAGCGTATCCGGACTGACATACATGCCGGGCTGCTCGGTCAGCCGTGCGGGATGATCAGCCGGCAGAATGCGGTGGTAGGTCAGTATCGTGAGCGACGGTCGCGGCCGAGTTCGCCAGACCACGGGTGCTGCCAGACCGAGTGTGCGACGCAGAAGCCTCTTGATGCGTGTTCGGGGCATCATGACTACCAGGGCAGTTTGGGACTGATCAGCGGGCCAAGCCAGTTGGCCATAGGCAACGGCATCCGGCTCCATAGCCTGACCGCCAGCTCGAGACGGGAACGCCCGCCCTGCTGATCCGCAACCGCATCAACACCAGCCGGCGACCAGCAATGCCAGTGGAGCTGCACCGGCTTTGCACCCCACTGGCTCTTGAAGCGGTAGGTTCCCGCGTCCACGCTGCTGCGACCAAAATCGAAGGATGCGCAGCCCCGCGAGAGCGCAAGCTGCAGCAATTCCCAGTACAGGCGCATATTGATGGCCAGGCCCTTGACCTGCCCCAATGTTGCCGCCCACGGCACCTCCATGCCATCACGCCACTGCACGAGGATCGCTCCGGCGACCGGCTTGCCGGCCAGGTAGATCACGACAACCGAAACACGTGATTCCAGGGCCGCGCAGACAGCTGCGAAAAAACGCAGCGGATAGACCGGCGTACCGAGATCGCGCATCACACTGCAGAACACCGGATAGAAGTCCGCCAGCAACTCCGCACCACCGATCCGCACTTGCGGATTTTCCCGTTCAGCACGCCGGATCTGCGAGCGCAGCTTGGACCCCAGGCTCTTCTGCAGCTCTGCAATCGTATCCGGCAGTGGCAGAACCATCGACACCTTGTCGAGGCTTTGCGCCCAGCTGATCGCCGGCATTTGCCGCGCATGACGCAACAGGATGCGTGTCGCGCGACGCTCGCCGGCAAGTCGTTCAACGCCCTGCAGGAGTGCCGCAACGACCGCATCGTCGTCGGCCAGCACACCGCCATAGGTGCAAAACGGCAGCGAGCCCAGACAACGTGTCCACGGCACCAGCCGCTGCTCCACGACCGGCAGCACACCGCACAGTCGGCCATCGGCGCCACGCGCACCGAGAAAGAAGCTGCGTAAACCAAAGCTTGTCGTACCGATACGCACCGCCGCTGCCAGCTGCCATGCACTCGCATCCTTGTGGTCTGTCACATAGGCATCCCAGTCGCCAGGCGGCGTCTGCGCCGTGTCAACGGTCAGCGTGCCGGAACTCACCGCGCCGAGGGCTCCCAGGTAACGATCCGGCGACCACGCAAAAAGGCAATGCCGGCTGCCGCCAGCGCAAGATTCACCTGTACGAAGAAGTAACCGAGGCGCAGCAGCACAAAACGCTGCAGTACGGGCACCCAGTGACAGAGGGTAACCAGCACATAGCCGAGCAGCTGCACGCCAAGTGCGATGGCAAAAAACCGGCTCTGCGGTGCGAGCCAGGCCGAGCAGACCAGCAGCAGCAGCATGCACCACGGCACCAGCCAGCGCATGAGCTTGTGCCCCCACACCTGGAATGAAAACCAGCCGTAGCGAAACGGATTCAGCACCTCTCTCAGACGAGCCATGGCGGTCATGCCGCGCACCGCGGTACGAATCTTGCGCGCGTACTCCTTGCCCGGATCCTTGATGTCGCGATAGATGCCGACCATCCGCGGATCCGAGATCGCGCGGGTCCCGGCGCGCACCGCATACAGCGCACAGGCAAAGTCGCTGGGGATGCCCGCATCCCATCCGCCAAGGATCGAACGCCGAATGGCAAAAAAGGAGCCACTCAGGCCAACCAGCCCCGCCCGTGCGGATTCGAGCCGGCGCAACCACATTTCATATTTCACGTAGGCGCCTTCACCGACCACGCTGCCATCGGCGCTGACAAACCGGTCTTCACTTGATACCGCGCCAACGGACGGATCTGACAGATCCTCGACCAGCACGCGAATACTCCCGGCCGGCAGGTCCGTACCGGCATCCGAGAACACCAGTATTTCGCCTCTGGATGCCGCGATTGCCAGGCCCTGCGCAAACTCCTTGCCGCGGCGCTCATCGGAGCGCACCAGCTTCACTCCGCGCAGCGCATATTCAGCAACGATGGCATCGGAATCGTCATCAGACGCATCCGAGCAGACGATGATCTCGATATCCGGGTAGTCGAGCTCAAGCGCATTATCGAGCTTGTGACGCAGGCGCCGGCCTTCATTCCGGCAAGCGATGATCAGCGAAACCGGCGGCATGAACGCCGGGGATCCGCGTACCGGCGGACGCGCCGGAACCAGTCTCAACAACAGCGGATAAAGCGCATAGCTGTACGCGCAGCCAAAAACTGCCAGCCAGAACAGCGTGCGCAACGCGCCGTGCCTAGAACCAGGTCTGGGGGATAACGATCACGTCGCCCGGCTTGAGTAGCAGGTTCTGGTCCAGGTCACCTGAATCGAGCAGGTCGCCGACCCGGATCTTTGTCTTTGACTCCTTGCCGTTTTCAGTGCGGATCAGTACGGCGCGGTTGGGTGCCGCAAACTCGGTCAGTCCGCCGACCGCGAGCAGCGCATCGAGCACACGCAGTCCGGCATGGTAGGGCACGCCGCTCGGCCGTGTGACCTG encodes the following:
- a CDS encoding lipopolysaccharide biosynthesis protein, which encodes MSDDVYRSLRWMTAARAFAQIVSWISTIVVMRLLAPADYGLVAMATLFTGYLLFLGDLGLGTALISRREADPLVLRAAYGASMLAGIVLCGLMAGLAPLVAGYFRNDALIPLVQASALLFLAIGISTVPRALLAIDMRFREISLAGMTSSLISTITTLYLAWAGYGAWALILGNLAGSFARALQMQLYVGGIPRPVLALEPLRGLFRLSGFLLANMTVWYWYTQIDALIVGRRLGDASLGLLTVGKELAFMPVSKVVEITNQVALPAFARLQDAPAQVADGYGKSLRLSSIVSFPVLWGLALTAQDLVTVVLGGKWQAAVLVIQILAAVMPLRLTGAFAATVLQGIGRPEQTFYYNLKTLVLSAIMLLVSTRWGLPGVAIAWAISIPLGFLLGLNAVASCIPVNRSQILRELVIAALPAFVMGLAVLGCQALLPDASATLRLAISISSGVLVWLIAARLLTPAPWRELIQVGGKLLGLRKS
- a CDS encoding glycosyltransferase family 4 protein, coding for MAGPPPRIFHLIDVAGTGGAETVFCQMVRYFDQRDENALTALPGPGWIAEQLTGLRSEVRFVASRGSFSSRLLATLVGLMRQSRANIMVVHLLGSAAYAALTGLLLRRPVIAVFHGALDFEAPGRMSALKRWLLGLGHVHVVAVSAGVKEALVAWGLQADRVRVIANGVDTAAFQPVAGAALRNVPGLPADAVVVGAVGNLHPVKGYELMLQAAALVVKAQGNVHFVVAGEGDPAYQRELERLRDQLGLQRHWHFLGFHTADAAHYSSLDLLVSAASSEGLPLSFLEAMACGVPIVATANEGSTRLLDDARCGLSVPGGDPAALAGAITSVLGNPGLASELGERGLQAVQQRYSLSATLDEYQRLINQLI
- a CDS encoding DUF2264 domain-containing protein — its product is MNVRRALLLVVVAAVLLTGFGVWRIRDCLFGAGDFPAPADDPRLAPFGSPAAGLTEADYAGLFSYFVEGFVTYRDSGGAGAAYPGWPMGEGAVRDRSLARLEGFSRIAPLLAGWLHGGREAHISLSSGAAVDVRDLLRTGILHGTDPRSPDYWGVIDPSRIVEAADIALALWLSRAAVWADFSPAERQQVAGWLYGVNGKQTVDNNWHLFVVQVNVVLQDLGMPADLEEAQRRYARFKSFYAGEGWFRDGPAGHVDYYNAWGMHYPLYWIREISPQWDHEFLVGALAAFAAKYKYFFGPNGIPAMGRSICYRAAAPVPLLMAAQDDTGSVSAGEARRAMDLTWSFLVRNGAVVDGTMTQGYCGAEPRILDSYSGPASCLWSLRSLVAAFSLPSDAALWQTTGEPLPVERGDFSLAIPAIGWHVVGDAAHGDVTILIDANRGNAAVHLQDYPWFRRISDAMLCRSRRPENEAAKYAAESYSSSQPFCGCQP
- a CDS encoding right-handed parallel beta-helix repeat-containing protein; its protein translation is MSKRNRFSTPGAAFSGVSRRSVVKAGFAIPFAALLARPARVFAQQAGFDYYISPTGSNSNAGTEGSPWALSALQSKGSTISGKRIGLLPGTYVAPTGASEGDYLRPVVNIVGGSSSAHTVVESVVPRAAIITAWNGSGYNTYVPAPIGTLNQYVTIRGLTIKRVVRKAIMIGNSNVVVEDCEIFDIDQRREPNYGVIDNTEGIRIEDYSGGSSPSLSGIVVRNCEIHDIYNAQGTGTYVPHADYNASGIKIYRTRGLLVEYCTIYNTNEGVFAKTYTGGTTVRYCHFHNLVSATRRLGGNANTSGLSTYVHNNFFYNVTQYYDAEVDQATTHNLYIYNNTAYANRSLNDAGGFYLRSASNGLVRLYNNIVYVDTNASTGWLGIGITDRNNNPAQFGVLDYNCYGGQFRNWASNMYTSLATWRSAMSAAGGAEAHSAASDPLFVSRGANTPANYKLQAGSPCIGAGRIGGVSSGSAVDQGCWTTGVAQIGSDSDASVVRPNPPTLQGVS
- a CDS encoding DegT/DnrJ/EryC1/StrS family aminotransferase, producing MRPVTVFSRQTPAGERVLLRQLLVTPRADEFTTPLLGGWSAFGSGTMALAAALFFAADRHQPGKSVILPAYSCPDIVAAALCAGLEPAFADLAKEQTGMNLAALHSSRTPGSSVAVLVELFGTRHEIPAHGETAAASRMTLVHDRAQSLAGPGVEVDSAADLVVVSRGRGKPATLLGGGATWARQADEFSAFANARFPVSPWSAASTALRAALYNLATQPLAFGTVAQLPFLHIGETRLRTLPAITRLPRPWLVHAARQLQAQQSACAARRARTLAMAELIPANRFRIPSDALQTAADEGLNRLPVLCSDAEQAEWLISRGAALGISPMYGRTLPEFLGMSAADAALAFPVAYRFSRTLVTLPTHARCGPPTRQRLRELLRDAQ